AGTCCTTCGTCACCAACGAGAAGGACGTGGAGCCGACGTCAATGCCGGACACCAACGACGTCTGGAAGACCACCCGCTTCACGGACTCCAACGATCTGGCCCACGACATGCAGGTGAACATCGTGACGTTCCAGCCCGGCGGTGTCATCCCGTTCCCGGAAACCCACGTCATGGAGCACGGCCTGTATGTCCTGGAGGGCAAGGCCATGTACCTGCTGAACAACGACTGGGTGGAGGTGGAGGCCGGCGACTTCATGTGGCTGCGCGCCTTCTGCCCGCAGGCCTGCTACGCCGGCGGCCCGGGCGAGTTCCGCTACCTGCTCTACAAGGACATGAACCGGCAGGTCCGCCTCACATAGGGGCTCCCCCTTACCCAAGAGTCCCGCCCCACCAGGTAGCAGTAACTGTCGTTTTGGAGGCTCAAAACGACACTTACTGCTACCTGCTTGGGGGAAGAATAGGTCCATGGGTATACACCCGGCCAGCACGTGGACGCAGGTGGCAACAGCCCTGTGCGCAGCGCTGCTGGCCGCATCCACCACAGGCTGCACCGGTGATCCGCGGCCTCCGGATCCGGAGCCGGACAAGCCTGCCGCATTCGCCCTTTTGGAGGCCTTCAGCGCCCGGATGCTGGAGGAAGGTGCCCCGGCAGTCCTGGTGGCAGTCCGGAACAGGGGTGAGACGTGGACGCATGCCGCCGGCGTCCGGAACCTTGACACACGGGAACCCGCTGCGGCGGGCGATCCGGTCCACGTGGGCGGCATCACCGAGTCCCTGGTGGCTGTTTCGGTGATCAAGCTGGTCGAGGAGGGGCGGCTTGACCTGGACGGCCAGGTCAGCGATTACCTTCCTGAATTCGGCAACCTCCTGCATCCTCCCGGCCCTGTTTCCGTACGGCAGCTGCTGATCCACGAGTCGGGCATCCCCGACTTTTCCGTACCCCTGCTGGCCTCCGGGAACTGGGAGGAAACCATGGACCGGCCGCTCAGCCTTGAACAGCAGCTGGCCCTCGCCGCCACAGTGCCCTGGCCGGGGCGACTGGCGCGCGTTTTCCACTATTCGCGGTCCAACTACGCAGCGCTGGGGCTGATCGTCCAGCGCCTCCGCGGTCAAGGGATCGGCCGCGTCCTGGCAGCC
The window above is part of the Pseudarthrobacter sp. NS4 genome. Proteins encoded here:
- a CDS encoding serine hydrolase domain-containing protein, whose translation is MGIHPASTWTQVATALCAALLAASTTGCTGDPRPPDPEPDKPAAFALLEAFSARMLEEGAPAVLVAVRNRGETWTHAAGVRNLDTREPAAAGDPVHVGGITESLVAVSVIKLVEEGRLDLDGQVSDYLPEFGNLLHPPGPVSVRQLLIHESGIPDFSVPLLASGNWEETMDRPLSLEQQLALAATVPWPGRLARVFHYSRSNYAALGLIVQRLRGQGIGRVLAADVTGPLGLEITRLGEGFPPPTMVHGYITIEGKRLDVARPPWLAELPSAGALSTVEEVNGFYGALLEGRLLAPESVEAMKGSYTQYYGFALRRWNDTCNNRFYYGLPGDVDGYGTVAMTSEDGIRQLALSVAYPPAPPTLGPDPLILELQDVAQEALNSMC